CCAAATAAGCTTCGCTGGACTCCTGGAGGGCCATGACGGCGGAGCTCTGGAAGCGCAGATCAGTCTTGAAGTCCTGGGCGATTTCTCTCACCAGACGCTGGAAAGGCAGCTTACGGATCAGCAGCTCAGTAGACTTCTGGTAGCGGCGGATTTCTCTCAGCGCTACGGTTCCGGGCCTGTAACGATGAGGCTTCTTCACACCGCCGGTGGCTGGGGCGCTCTTACGGGCAGCTTTAGTAGCGAGCTGCTTCCTGGGCGCTTTGCCTCCGGTGGATTTACGAGCGGTCTGCTTTGTTCTTGCCATGATTACAAAGAAACTCTTTGCCTTTCGACGCTGAAATGCGCACGTTTCTCTGCAGGCTGCTTTTAAAGACAAGTCGCTCATGAGCTCAGAGGGTGTCGACAGTGTATGATTGGCTAATGCGTGACGTCAGAGTATACAGCTGGCCAATGACTGTGCGTCTCCTCTTTTCAAACAAGCGGTGATTCCCGCTCGAAATCCTGCGATAACATAAAAGCAGCGATTCAAGGTGTTTCAATGTATCAAATACTTATTATAATAGTTCAATATTAAATAACTTAATGTTCTGGAGAGACTAAAGTAAACATAAATGCATTAGACAAAATGACCAGTATGACAGCATTCACCAGAcgattttatttgttttaatatagGAATACGTTGACGTTAATCATTGTATTATCATGTGCCAACACGGCATGTGAATCTTAGAAGCAAAAATGTTATGGGCAACTTAAACACGACATTAGCAGACAACGGTATGTTTTAAGGTACAAAAATAAAACTGTACTAGttaaaagaacattaaaataaatttcagtGTAGTCACGTAAAAAAATCTGACATTAAAGTGACACCAATGACTGAAATGGAAGTAAATGTAACTTATTATCTTATGCTTAGATTTGCCTTCGGAATTCCGGCAACCACGTTGTCCCAAATTCTGCTTAAACAAACTAATTGTCAATTTCACTCTTTTATAGATTAAGtgggtggctcttaaaagagcctttTGTTTAGTTTTGGAGAACCGGATCGTTTACTTTGCTTTAGCGGGCTTCTCAGTCTTCTTTGGCAGCAACACAGCCTGAATGTTGGGCAACACACCGCCCTGAGCGATGGTCACACGACCCAAGAGTTTGTTCAACTCCTCGTCGTTACGCACTGCCAACTGTAAATGGCGGGGAATGATGCGAGT
The DNA window shown above is from Paramisgurnus dabryanus chromosome 23, PD_genome_1.1, whole genome shotgun sequence and carries:
- the LOC135787976 gene encoding histone H3 translates to MARTKQTARKSTGGKAPRKQLATKAARKSAPATGGVKKPHRYRPGTVALREIRRYQKSTELLIRKLPFQRLVREIAQDFKTDLRFQSSAVMALQESSEAYLVGLFEDTNLCAIHAKRVTIMPKDIQLARRIRGERA